The following DNA comes from Bryobacteraceae bacterium.
GCGTCTGTCTCACTACCTGGCTCCGCTTCTGCTTGCGCCCGCTCTGGCGCCCGCCCAGACCACGTTCGCCGTTATCACCGGCTCGGTGACGGACCCTGGCGGAGCCGCCGTGCCCGGGGCCACCGTGGAGGTGACCCACGTCGCCAGCAACTACAACTACACCACGCAATCGAACGAATCCGGCGTTTACACGCTGGCCCAGTTGCGCGAAGGCGTTTACGTCTTGCGGGCCAAGGCCGCCGGGTTCCAGGAGTTCGTCGTTCAGCAGATCCGGCTGGTGGCGCGCGATCAGCGCCGCATCGACGTCAGCCTCAAGGTCGGCGCCGTGGAGACGGCCATTGAGGTGAGCGCGGGCGCGACGCTGATTGAGACCGAAACGGCGCGCATCGGCGATTCGAAAAGCGCGGACCAACTGAAATCCGTGCCTCTCAACACGCGGTCTCTCTACAACTTCCTCGCCCTTACGCCGGGCGTGCTGGCCGCCTCCGGGCAGGCGACGCGGCGTTTCGCGGGAAGCCGCGTCAACCAGTCTGAACAATCGATCGACGGCATCACGGTGAGCAACGGCTACGACGGCACGCAAATCTCCCCGCTGGTCAGCTACATCGAAAGTTACGAGGAAGTGCGCGTCGACATGGCCAACAACAGCGCAGACATCGGATCGGTGGGCCAGGTGACGATCATCTCGAAGTCGGGAACCAACGACATCCACGGGGCCGCCTTCGACTACTACACAACCCCCTGGTTCCGCGCGCGGAACCCGTTCGCCGCACAGCGCGGAACCGGCATCGTCCATCAGCCGGGTTTCTCGATCGGCGGACCCATCTACCTGCCGAAGGTCTACGACGGCCGGAACAAGACGTTCTTCTTTTTCTCGTTCGAAACCTCGCGCGGCAGCAACGTGCTGCAGCTTCTGAACCCCACTGTCCCGCTCGAGCCATGGCGCTCCGGCAACTTCGCGGTGTCCAACACCAACGTTCGCGACCCGTTCGCCTCCAACCAGCCTTTCCCCGATCGCCAGATCCCGCAGTCGCGCATCAACGCCGTCTCACAGCGAATTCAGGACCGCTTCTATCCGTTGCCGAACCAGTTCCCCGGCTCCACTTCGCTGCGCGCGCGCAACTACGTCGAGCAGGTCTCCCGGCCCTTCGACCCCAATACGTACTTCACCACGCGCATCGATCACCGGTTCTCGGAAAAGTCGTTCCTGTTCGCCCGCTGGACGTTTGACCGATCTTATTCCCGCGCCTTCGAAGGCAACCTTCCAACGATCGGCCGCCGCTGGCAGACGCGCGACACCCGTGCGCTGAGCGGCTCCTACACCCACCAGATCACGCCCACGCTCATCTTCGAATCGCGCTACGGCCTGGCGTTCAACGACAATCCGCGCAACGGCCCGATTCTCGGCCGTGAAATCATTTCCGAGCTGGGCATCACCGGCCTCGTCGACAATCTGCCCGACATCAATGGGTTGCCGAACATCGGCTTCCAGGGGCTCGCCGTTCAGGGCCTTTCACAGACGCAGTGGCGTCATCCCGGCTTCCGCAACTTCCAGCACCAGTGGCAGGAGCACCTGAACTGGTTCCGCGGCCGGCACTCGCTGAAGGCCGGCCTCATCATCGGAACGGTGAATTTCCAGGACAGCCAGGCCCCGGCCGCTCTGTTCGGCCAGTTCCGGTTCTCGAACCGCTTCACCGGCTTCCCCTACGCCGACTTCCTGCTCGGCATCCCGACCACGGCGCAGCGTGCGGCTCCGCAACTCCACATCGACCGCCGGCGCTGGGCCTACGACTTCTTCGTCACCGACGACTTTAAAGTCGCCCAGAACCTGACCCTGAACCTCGGTCTGCGCTACGAGCTTCACCCCGGCTTCCGCGAGAAGAACGGCCTGCAATCCACCTTCGATATCGCCAGCGGCTCAATCGTTGTCCCGGACGGCTCGCTCAGCAAGGTGAGCCCGCTACTGCCGCTCGACTACGTGAATGTGATCGAGGGAAGCGCGGTGGGGCTCTCCGGCGGCCGTCTCTTCAAGACGGACAGGAACAACTTCGCGCCCCGCATCGGTGTCGCCTGGAGGCCGTTCGGCCCCGATACCGTGATCCGGGCGGGCTATGGTTTCTTCTACGACGTGGTGCCGCCGAGGGAGAACGCCGGCGGGTCGCCGTTCGTGGTGAACGAGCCGACATTCACCAACCCTGCGAACGCACCCACGGTGATCTTCCCGCTGGCCTTTCCCTCCACCGGCACCGGGGGTCCGAGCACCGTCGGGCTGCCCGCCGCCATCCGCCGCGACATGCGCAACCCGTTTTCGATGCAATACAACGCCACCATCGAACACCAGCACTGGAGCACGGGGTTCCGCGTATCCTACATCGGCACCAACACGCGCCAGGGCGAGTGGGGCTATAACTTCAACCAGCCGGCTCCCGATAGCCGCGCGTTCATCGACAAGGCGCGGCCGTTCCCGAACTATCCGGCAATCACTTACTTGAGCAACGGCGCCGGCCACCAGTATCACGGACTCATGATGGAAGCCGAGCGCCGCTTCGCGCAAGGGCTCGCCTACCAGGTGTCGTGGACGTGGGCGCGCGATATTGGCGACCTCGACCGCAATCAGCAACCCGAGAACGCCTTCGATCGCGTCCGCGAACGGGCCGTCTGGCACGACATGCCCACCCACCGCGTCAGCGGCAACCTGATCTATCAGCTTCCGTTTGGCAAGGGCAAGAGGTTCCTCAACAGCGCCGGCCGGGGACTCAATCTCGTCGCCGGCGGCTGGGAGCTCAGTTACATCTACAGTTACTACTCCGGCCAGCGCGTTACGCCGCTGTGGACTGGCCCGGACCCGGTGGGAACCGCATTCACACGGAGCCGGACGCCACCCACCGTAACCATCCGCGCCGATCATCTGAGCAACGCGAATTTCCCGGCCGATCTGCGCTCCACGGATCGCTGGTTCGACACCTCGGCCTTCGGTCCGGTCTCGCCGGGCCGCTACGGAACGTCGGCCAAGAATGTGATCATCGGGCCGGATTCCCGCGTCTGGAGCGCGGGGCTGTACAAGTACTTCGATGTCAGCGAGCGGTTCCGCATCCGGCTGGAACTCACCGGCGGCAACATACTGAATCACCCGAACTACAACGTCCCGGCAAGCAACCTTTCGCAGTCGGCGAACTTCGGCGTGATCAGCGGGGTGGGCGGGACGTCGTCGCTCGATCAATCCGGGCCGCGCTCGTTCCGGACGGCGATCCGGGCCGAGTGGTAGCGCTACACTGGTCCGCGTGCCCACGCTGATCAATGCACCCACGGTGATTGCCGCCGCCGGAAACAAACCGAAGCTGATTGAGGAGTACGCGGGCCGGGTTCGCACGGGCTCGACCGATATCAGCATCGCGAGGATGAAGAGCCCGGAGGGTTGGGTGGAGCCGGGCCAAACGCCGGAGTTCGACGAATACACGCTGGTGATCGGCGGAACGCTGCGCGTCGAGTCGCGCGACGGAGTGCTCGATGTAGGGGCGGGGCAGGCGGTGATCGTGCGCGCCCGGGAGTGGGTGCGCTATTCGAGTCCGGCCGCCGGCGGAGCGGAGTATGTAGCGGTGTGTCTGCCGGCGTTCTCCCCGGATACGGTCCACCGGGACGGGTGACGGCGGTGAATTTTCCGTAAGCGCTGGCGCCACAAGGGTGAGCTACACTCTGGAGCGGTGCTTTCTTGACCGAATCCGAATCCCAGCCTCCCAGTAGCCGCCCGGCTACAAGTCCTTCCCCCAACACAGCCAAGGTCGTCGTCGCCACCACGGTGGCGCTATCGTTCATTTCATTCTGGCGCGGCGCGTCGATCGTGCTGAGCGACCTTGCTTCGACGATGTTCTACGTCGGCGGCATCACAGAGCAGGCGATCGGAAAATCCGCCCCGTGGTTCGTGATGGCGGTGATGCTGTTCAGCTTCGCCGTGCGGTCAATCTACATGGAAAGCTCGTCGATGTTCGTGCGCGGCGGCGTGTATGTCGTCGTCCGCGATTCGATGGGGCCCTTCCTCGCGAAGATATCGGTGTCGGCGCTGGTTGTCGACTACGTGCTCACGGGGCCGATCAGCGTGGTGAGCGCGGGACTGTATTTGGGCGGGCTCGTCCACGACACAAGCGTTCTCGCGGGGCACGAGTTCCATCTCGAGCCGCGGATGTTCGCCACTGTATTTGGCGTGGTGGTGACGGTGTACTTCTGGTGGAACAACATCAAGGGGATTCACGAATCGAGCGCGAAAGCGCTGCGGATCATGCAGATCACGACGGCCATGGTGGCGATGATCCTCATCTGGGCGCCGCTAACCCTGCTGTTGCAGGGCGGGGCGGAATTGCCGCCCGCGCCGTCGGCGGAGAACCTCCGCTTCACGCCGGAATCGCTCGGTTGGCTCGAAGGGACGATGTGGCCGCAGATCGCGTCGGTAGCGCTGCTGATCGCTTTCGGGCACTCCCTGCTCGCCATGAGCGGCTTTGAGACGCTGGCGCAGGTCTACCGCGAGATCGGCTATCCGAAGCTCACCAACCTCAAGCGCACGGCGAACACCGTGTGCATCTATGCGCTTTGTTCGACGGGGCTCATCAGCCTGCTGGCGGTGATGATCATTCCGGACGCGGTGCGGCCGAAATACTACGACAACCTGATCGGCGGACTCGCGATGAGCCTCGCCGGACCGTACCTGCTGCGGCTTCTGTTCCAGATCTTCGTGGTGTTCGTGGGCGTGCTGATTCTTTCCGGCGCGGTGAATACGTCGATGATCGGCGCCAACGGGATCCTGAACCGCGTGGCCGAAGACGGCGTTCTGCTCGAATGGTTCCGCAAGCCGCAGCGCAAATACGGCACAACGTACCGCATCGTCTCGCTGATCGCTCTGCTGCAGATCGCGACCATTCTCGCCAGCCGCGGCGACGTCGTTCTGCTCGGCGAGGCATATGCGTTCGGCGTGGTGTGGAGTTTCTTCCTGAAGTCGCTGGGTGTGCTGGTGCTGCGGTTCCAGCGGCACGACCAGGAGTACAAAACGCCGGGCAACCTGCACATCGGCGGGCGCGAGATCCCGTTCGGGCTGGTGGCTGTGACGCTCGCCCTGTTCCTTGTGGCGATCGCCAACCTGCTCACCAAGAAGATGGCCACGCAGTACGGCATCGCATTCACGGTGGTGCTGCTGGCGGTGTTCCTCATCTCCGAGCGCATCAACCAGCGGCGGCGGAGCAGCGAGGAGAAGCTGCTCGAGGAGTTCAACCTCGACTATCAGCCCGAGGTGCTCGACAGCTCCCTGCAGGTGCGTCCGGGCGCGATCCTGGTAGCCGTGCGCGATCACCGCCGGCTCTCGCACCTCGAACGGATTCTCGGGAAGACCAACGTGAACCGGCACGACATCGTCGTGATGTCGGTACGCACGCTGAACGCCGGAGCGGCCGAGTACGACCTCGCCGAGAACCAGTTGTTCTCGCGCGACGAACGGGAATTGTTCAGCCACGTGGTGACGCTCGCCGAGAAGCACGGCAAGCACGTGGAGCTGCTGGTGGCGCCGGGCGTGGACCCGTTCGAGACCATGGTGCAGGCGGCGCACAAGCTGAAAGCGGCCCGGCTGGTCACCGGCGTTTCGAACACGATGCGCGGCGATGAGCTGGCGCATCGCATCGGCCGGGCATGGGAGCGGCTGCCCGAACCGCGCCACGGCTTCTCGCTCGAAGTACTGGCGCCGGACCGGAAGCCGCAATACTTCAACCTCGGTCCGCATCCGCCGCGGCTTTGGCCGGAGGATGTGGATCGGGTGCATGATCTGTGGCTGTCGGCGTCGGCGGATCCGCGAATCGGGTCGGACCTGCATCACCGCGACGTGGTCGGCCTGGCGCTGCGGCGGCTGGAGTCGGACCTACGAGGCGCGGCGCGGGAGCAGGTGCTACGGGAGTTGCTGCGCGAGTCGAGCATTCCGGGTCCGGACGTGGGCGGCCCCAAACACTGAGCCACGGGTGGAAGCGGGGCATCCGAAGCGATTGTCCCCTATCAGCGCCGATAGGGCCGGCGGCCCACGCGCCCCCGGCGAGGATACATCGTTCCAGTGATTTACGAAGCTTAAGCCGGTTGGCGCCCGAACTGCAGGCCCTTAAGGGAAAAGCCGTAGTCGTCGGAGGCTTCGGCGACACAAGCAACATCGGCCATCGGAGAACCCGATGGCAATTGGAGGATTCATGTCTGTAGCAGTTTGGGCCAACTCACGCGACGTACCCGGCCTCGTATGCCAGGACGCACGTCTGACCGATCGTTCTGTTCGCCCATGGCCGTGGCAGGACCGCGCCATCAGCAAGACCGACCAGCTATACGGCCAGTCCGGTTGGGATCTTGGCATCAACTACCAGGACCTCGCCGACCTTGCCGGAAAGCTGAGTTCGCTCCGCCGTCCCGGCTACGTGGCAGGCAGCCGACCAACGATCATACGCGGCGAGATCCGAAGACTCGCCATCCACGCCCACGGCGTGTCGGGTACGATTTTCGTGAATGGGAAGACTCGCACGCCGGCGTTGACGGCGGCCACGGTGGCCACCGAGCATGCGCACCTGCATCAAATCGGACTCATGACGCCGGACGACGCGCAGAATCCCGCCGTGATCGAGTTTCCGGGGTGCCTCGCCGGACAGGGAAAGGCCGGAACCGAGTTGCTAATCGCTCTGTCGAGGGTGTGGCCGAATCGCAAGGTGGTGGCCTTCGCGTCGTTGGGCTACGCGCCCGGCGGGAAGATGTCGCGCTCCGGAGAGCGCTGCACCGAGCCGGGCATGCGCGACACGAACGCCGTGCATGTCGGAGACGCCGACGCCAACGCCGCGCGCTATTGGCCGGACATGAAAGCCTGGCCATGGGCATCGGAGGCGTCTCCGCGCGCGAAGGTGGTTTTGAACCAGCGGATCATCCGCGGCGGCGAATGGTAGGCGCCGCCGGGGCAGTCTACCAGCGCCAGTGGCCGGCGATTCGTTTCTCGAGATTGCGCCGCACCGATGAGTGCGCCTTTTCCGCGGCGACATTGGCGCGCTCCCCGGCGCCGCCATCTATGCGGAACAGCTCCGGCGGGTCCGCCTCGCTGAGCGTCATGCGCCATTCGGGCGTTCGGATAGTGGCCGCACGGAATTCCGGGCGCATCACGGTATCGAGCACGCGAGTGTGCAGCGGCTTTTCTTTCTCGCCCTTAGCGATCCGCGCGGCGTCGGTGTGCGCGTAGCCGGCGGAGGCGAAGGCCGCGATTTCCTTGCGGGAGCCCCCACGGGCCAGCGGCAGGATGCTCGCGCCGCGCAATTCCACGCCTTCCGGAGGCATGGCGCCGGCGGCTTCGAGGATCGTCGGGAACAGATCGACGAGTTGGACCGTATCGCGGACGCGCAGGCCGCCGGAGGCGAGCGCGGGGTGGCGCGCGATCAGCGGCACGTGCAGCAGGTGATCGTAGAGGAGCATGCCTTTGCGAACCATGCGGTAGTGGCCCATGAAATCGCCATGATCGGCGGCGAAGAGCACGAGGGTCGAGCCGCGCAGGCCGCGTTTATCGAGGGCGGCCATCAGCGCGCCCACCTGCGCGTCCACGCCGTACTCGATGGCCGCGTAGTAGTAGCGCATCGTCTCAGTGAGGTCGGCGTCGGTTTGCTTGTCGAACTCCATCGCCGCCGAGTGGGCCGCCAGGCGCGCGCTGACCGCGGACGGCGCCACGGTATTCGGTAACTTCATGTCGCGCGACGCATAGCGGGCCGTGTAACCCGACGGCGCCATGTAGGGCGGGTGCGGATCGAAGTAACTCACGGTTAGAAAGAACGGGTCGCGCGATGCGCCGCGTTCATCCAGGAAGCGAAGCGCGTCGGCCGTGTTGACGCTCCCGTAGCACTTGCTCTCCGGCCATGGTGAATCCATGTGCCAGTTGGGCCGCGCCCAGCGCGAGTACTGCCGGAAGGGCTCCCGGTCCCGGACGCGGGCAAAGTCGAAGCGCTCCATCTCCGGCTTTTCGAACGTATGGTTCTTGCCGACGTACCCGGTGCGGTAGCCGCGGGCGGCGAGCGCTGCGGCGAGGGAGCCGGCAAAGGGCAGGTGATCGCCGTCGCCGTTGGTGAGCGAGCCGTGCTCGTGCGGAAAGCGCCCGCTGAAGATCGACTTCCTCGACGGCAGGCACACCGGGTTGTTCGAAAAGCAGCGCTCGAACAGCACACCTTCGCGGCCGAGCCGGTCAATATGCGGCGTGCGCGCGTTCGGCGACCCGAGGCCGCTCATCGCGTCGCCGCGCATCTGGTCGCAGAGAATCAACAGGACGTTGGGCGCTTCGCGCTGCGCCGCCGCCATCGTTCGCGCCGTGAGGGCGAAAGGCGCCGCCAGGAGCTTCCGCCGCGCGATCATTGTTCGAGGTTGCCTCCGGCGAGGTTCTCGAGGAACGCCCGGGTGATCGGCCAGCGGCCCACCACCACCGTGCCTTCCTGCTCGAAGGAGCCGCTCACCAGCAGGCCGCTCATATCGGACGGATTCGCCCGTTGCTTCTCGCGGGCGAGGAATGCCTGCAGTGTTTCGGTCGCCTTGGCGAGGTTCGCGCGGCTTTCGGCGGCGTCGGTCTCGTTCTGGAAGCGGGCTCGCATTTCGGCCTGGAAAGCATCGCCGGACGGACCGGCGGCGAGCGTCATCCGCAGCGCGCCCTTCAACTGCGACGCGAAGGCGGCGGCGCCGGCCGGGAGGCTGCCGGGGTCCGCGAGAACCTTACCCGGCACGGCGACCCAGAAGGGCTGCGGGGGAATCCAGAAACCGGGCGGTTCGGGCTTGGGTTTGGCGGTGAGCTCCGCGCCCCACATGTCGGCATCAATGGCGATGGAGAGCACGTCGGGGCTCACCGGATAGAACGAAAGAACACGATCCGGCGCGCGCCCTTCGAGGGAGCAGTAGCCGGACCGGCAGCGGGCGCCATGCTGTTCGGAATACTGCCGGATGTCGCCCCAACTGATCCGGCCCTCGAGAAGAAAGTTGCTGCGGCGTCCGTCGAAGACGCCGTAGATGGCGTCGAGGTCCTCGCGATAGTCGAACTTCACGGCTTCGACGAACCGGCGGTAGTCGAGCTCCTCGGAGGCGCGGCTGCCGGCGAGCAGATCGAGCAGGCCGGCGCGGCGTAGCGTCTGGATGTCGGCGTAGACCTGGATGCCTTCTTCCTGGGATGGAAGGCGCAGAAGCAATCCCCGGGGCGACAGGTCCCGATCCTGACGCCGGAATTCCAGCACCAGGAGCACGGCCGCGCAAACCAGCAGCAGCAGCGCCGACAGCGTGAGAGGACGGAGCTTCACGGTAATCCGCTAGGCGGGCACGGCCGCCATCCGCGATTCACGCCAGAGCGCAACATACGGATCGAGGTCGCGCATCAGCCTGGTGAACGTATCGAGGTGGAGGGACTGCGCGCCATCGCTCCACGCCTTCTCCGGACACGGGTGGATTTCCATGAGAAGCGCGTCGGCGCCGATGGCCACGCCCGCGCGCGACAGGGCCGGGACGAGGCTGCGCTTGCCGGTGGCGTGACTCGGATCGAGCACGACGGGCAGATGGGTGAGTTCGCGCAGGACGGGCACGGCCGAGATGTCGCAGGTGTTCCGCGTGGCGGTTTCGAATGTGCGAATGCCGCGTTCGCACAGCATCACTTCCTGGTTGCCGTGGGCGACGACGTACTCGGCCGACATCAGCAGTTCTTTGAGCGTCGAACTCAGGCCGCGCTTCAGCAGGACGGGCCGCCCGGCGCCGCCGAGCCGCTTCAGCAACGCGAAGTTCTGCATGTTGCGCGCGCCGATCTGCAGGATGTCGGCGTATTCGGCCACCAGGCCCACGTCGCGGTCACTCATCACTTCGGTGATAATTGCGAGCCCGGTGGCTTCGCGCGCTTTCTTCAGCAGCTTCAGGCCTTCTTCCTCCAGGCCCTGGAAATCATACGGCGAAGTGCGCGGCTTGAAGGCGCCGCCGCGGAGCACTTTGCCGCCGGCCGCGGCCACGGCTTCCGCGGACTCCATGATCTGCCTTTCGCTCTCCACCGAACACGGCCCGGCCATTACGACGAACTCATCGCCACCGATCTCGCAACTGCACGTCTTGATGCGCGTCGGCTCCTGGCGATACTCGCGGCTCACGAACTTATAAGGCGCCGAGATACGGACCGCGCGCTCGACCTGCGGCATCGCTTCGAGCGATTCGAGGCAATTGGTGACGTCGCCGACTCCGATGGCTGCGATCACCACCCGCTCTTCGCCGGTGATGGTGTGGATTTTGTAACCGAAATCTTCAATCCGCTTGCAGACCTCGTCGATCTCGGGACGGGTGCTATGCAGCTTCATCGAGATGATCATGACGATTCTTATAGTACCTCGCGGAATCGCCGCCCCACAGGGTTGCCCGGCCCTTCGATACCACCCTTGGATACGATGGTTCCGTATGACCCGCCGCCAGTGCATAACGCTCCCCGCCTTCGCCCAAGCCGCCGCCCGGGCACAGCCTCGGCGCACCCGGCCGAACATCCTCTTCGTGATGACCGACCAGCAGCGCGGCGACTGCACCGGCGCCGCCGGCAACCGCGCCATCCGGACTCCGAACATGGATCGCATCGCGGCCGAAGGCGTCAATTTCAGCAACGCCTTTTCGTCCACGCCCACCTGCACTCCGGCGCGCACGGCGCTGCTCACCGGACTCTCGCCGTGGCATCACGGAATGCTCGCCATGGTGCGAATGGCGGACCGCTACCCGCTCGAAAAGCCGCGCGCCTTGCGGGACGGCGGCTATTACACGATGGCCATCGGTAAGAATCACTTCTCGCCGATGCGCAACGGCCACGGATACCATCGCATGCTGCTCGACGAGCACTGCGGGTGTGGAAACGTTCACGATCCGGAGATGGCCGCCAAACGCGCCGCCGAGGACCGGTCCGACTACGAAGCCTGGTTCTGGTCGACGGCGCCAACGCTCGACCCGCACGCGACGCTGCTCGGCTGGAACGACTACGCCGCGAAGTCCTTCGCCCTGCCCGAGCACCTGCATCCGACGGTGTGGACCGGGCAATCGGCGGTTCGCTTCATCGATCAATACAAGGGCGACGAGCCGTTCTTTCTGAAGGTGAGCTTCATCCGGCCGCACAGCCCGTACGATCCGCCTTCGCGGTTCATGAAGATGTACGCCGATGCCCCGCTTCCGGAGGCGCGCGCGGGAAAGTGGGCGTCGCGCTTCGAGCAGCCGAACAGCGATAGGCCTGACATCTGGCGCGGCAAGCTCGACCCGGCCGTGATTCGCCGCTCGCGTCAGGGCTACTATGGCTGCATCACACAGGTGGACGAACAGATCGGGCAGATCTTCGGAGCGCTCGAACGGCGCGGCTGGTATGACGAGACGCTCATCGTGTTCACGTCGGACCACGGCGACATGACGGGCGATCAGAATCTCTGGCGGAAGTCCTATGCCTACCAGCCTTCGACGCACGTGCCGATGATGATGCGCTGGCCCACCGGACTTGTTTCGGCGCGGCGCGGACAGACGATGCCGCAGCCGGTGGAGTTGCGCGACATTCTGCCGACGTTTCTGGATGCGGCGTCGGTTCCGGCCACGCGCCCGCTCGACGGCCGGAGCCTGCTCGAGCTGGTGCGCCGCAACGGCGCCGGGTGGCGCGACTACGTCGATCTCGAGCACGGCATCTGCTACAGCCTGGACAACCAATGGAACGCGCTCACCGACGGGAAGACGAAGTACATCTACCACGCGCGGCACGGCGAGGAGCAGCTATTCGATCTCGAGAAGGATCCGGGCGAGTTGAACGATCTCGCCGGCGATGCCACGGAAACGGCGCGGCTACGGCTGTGGCGGAGCCGGATGGTGGAGCACCTTTCCGAGCGCGGGGCTCCCTACGTAGTAAGTGGGCGGCTGGGTACCCGCGAGAAGAGTCCGAATACATCACCGCATTTCCCGGCGTAAGGCGCTGACGGCGGAACTGGCAGGTGGCGCCTCACGCTCAGGAGATTTCGGGACCAAAGTCGCGGTCCGCGCTATCCATGGCCTCGTTCGAGAAGCCTCGTTCGAAAAGGGGCCCCGGCCGGAAAGTCCGGCGCGGGCCCCTGTATCGATGCGGCTCGGCGTTGTCTAGAAAACGAACCGGCCGCTGAACTGCAACTGCCGCCCGAACACGCCGGGCTTCTGCGCGGTGATCGCGCCGAAGGTGGCGGAGCGGACGTTCTGGTCCGGGTTGTTGCCGGAGAAGGCGTTCATCAGGTTGTAGGCTTCCATGCGGAGCTCGAATTTCAGGCGGTTTTCCGGAAGAATATTGAACTCCTTGGCGAGCGTGGTGTCGATGTTGGCGAACCGCGGCCCGGTGAGCTTGTCGAACTGCAGCGGGTTGGCGCGGCGAGTGAAGGCCGGGAGGATGGCGAATTTCGAGGTATCGAACCAACGGCCCTTGGTGGGG
Coding sequences within:
- a CDS encoding carboxypeptidase-like regulatory domain-containing protein gives rise to the protein MRLSHYLAPLLLAPALAPAQTTFAVITGSVTDPGGAAVPGATVEVTHVASNYNYTTQSNESGVYTLAQLREGVYVLRAKAAGFQEFVVQQIRLVARDQRRIDVSLKVGAVETAIEVSAGATLIETETARIGDSKSADQLKSVPLNTRSLYNFLALTPGVLAASGQATRRFAGSRVNQSEQSIDGITVSNGYDGTQISPLVSYIESYEEVRVDMANNSADIGSVGQVTIISKSGTNDIHGAAFDYYTTPWFRARNPFAAQRGTGIVHQPGFSIGGPIYLPKVYDGRNKTFFFFSFETSRGSNVLQLLNPTVPLEPWRSGNFAVSNTNVRDPFASNQPFPDRQIPQSRINAVSQRIQDRFYPLPNQFPGSTSLRARNYVEQVSRPFDPNTYFTTRIDHRFSEKSFLFARWTFDRSYSRAFEGNLPTIGRRWQTRDTRALSGSYTHQITPTLIFESRYGLAFNDNPRNGPILGREIISELGITGLVDNLPDINGLPNIGFQGLAVQGLSQTQWRHPGFRNFQHQWQEHLNWFRGRHSLKAGLIIGTVNFQDSQAPAALFGQFRFSNRFTGFPYADFLLGIPTTAQRAAPQLHIDRRRWAYDFFVTDDFKVAQNLTLNLGLRYELHPGFREKNGLQSTFDIASGSIVVPDGSLSKVSPLLPLDYVNVIEGSAVGLSGGRLFKTDRNNFAPRIGVAWRPFGPDTVIRAGYGFFYDVVPPRENAGGSPFVVNEPTFTNPANAPTVIFPLAFPSTGTGGPSTVGLPAAIRRDMRNPFSMQYNATIEHQHWSTGFRVSYIGTNTRQGEWGYNFNQPAPDSRAFIDKARPFPNYPAITYLSNGAGHQYHGLMMEAERRFAQGLAYQVSWTWARDIGDLDRNQQPENAFDRVRERAVWHDMPTHRVSGNLIYQLPFGKGKRFLNSAGRGLNLVAGGWELSYIYSYYSGQRVTPLWTGPDPVGTAFTRSRTPPTVTIRADHLSNANFPADLRSTDRWFDTSAFGPVSPGRYGTSAKNVIIGPDSRVWSAGLYKYFDVSERFRIRLELTGGNILNHPNYNVPASNLSQSANFGVISGVGGTSSLDQSGPRSFRTAIRAEW
- a CDS encoding cupin gives rise to the protein MPTLINAPTVIAAAGNKPKLIEEYAGRVRTGSTDISIARMKSPEGWVEPGQTPEFDEYTLVIGGTLRVESRDGVLDVGAGQAVIVRAREWVRYSSPAAGGAEYVAVCLPAFSPDTVHRDG
- a CDS encoding APC family permease; the encoded protein is MTESESQPPSSRPATSPSPNTAKVVVATTVALSFISFWRGASIVLSDLASTMFYVGGITEQAIGKSAPWFVMAVMLFSFAVRSIYMESSSMFVRGGVYVVVRDSMGPFLAKISVSALVVDYVLTGPISVVSAGLYLGGLVHDTSVLAGHEFHLEPRMFATVFGVVVTVYFWWNNIKGIHESSAKALRIMQITTAMVAMILIWAPLTLLLQGGAELPPAPSAENLRFTPESLGWLEGTMWPQIASVALLIAFGHSLLAMSGFETLAQVYREIGYPKLTNLKRTANTVCIYALCSTGLISLLAVMIIPDAVRPKYYDNLIGGLAMSLAGPYLLRLLFQIFVVFVGVLILSGAVNTSMIGANGILNRVAEDGVLLEWFRKPQRKYGTTYRIVSLIALLQIATILASRGDVVLLGEAYAFGVVWSFFLKSLGVLVLRFQRHDQEYKTPGNLHIGGREIPFGLVAVTLALFLVAIANLLTKKMATQYGIAFTVVLLAVFLISERINQRRRSSEEKLLEEFNLDYQPEVLDSSLQVRPGAILVAVRDHRRLSHLERILGKTNVNRHDIVVMSVRTLNAGAAEYDLAENQLFSRDERELFSHVVTLAEKHGKHVELLVAPGVDPFETMVQAAHKLKAARLVTGVSNTMRGDELAHRIGRAWERLPEPRHGFSLEVLAPDRKPQYFNLGPHPPRLWPEDVDRVHDLWLSASADPRIGSDLHHRDVVGLALRRLESDLRGAAREQVLRELLRESSIPGPDVGGPKH
- a CDS encoding sulfatase-like hydrolase/transferase, whose protein sequence is MIARRKLLAAPFALTARTMAAAQREAPNVLLILCDQMRGDAMSGLGSPNARTPHIDRLGREGVLFERCFSNNPVCLPSRKSIFSGRFPHEHGSLTNGDGDHLPFAGSLAAALAARGYRTGYVGKNHTFEKPEMERFDFARVRDREPFRQYSRWARPNWHMDSPWPESKCYGSVNTADALRFLDERGASRDPFFLTVSYFDPHPPYMAPSGYTARYASRDMKLPNTVAPSAVSARLAAHSAAMEFDKQTDADLTETMRYYYAAIEYGVDAQVGALMAALDKRGLRGSTLVLFAADHGDFMGHYRMVRKGMLLYDHLLHVPLIARHPALASGGLRVRDTVQLVDLFPTILEAAGAMPPEGVELRGASILPLARGGSRKEIAAFASAGYAHTDAARIAKGEKEKPLHTRVLDTVMRPEFRAATIRTPEWRMTLSEADPPELFRIDGGAGERANVAAEKAHSSVRRNLEKRIAGHWRW
- the aroF gene encoding 3-deoxy-7-phosphoheptulonate synthase — translated: MIISMKLHSTRPEIDEVCKRIEDFGYKIHTITGEERVVIAAIGVGDVTNCLESLEAMPQVERAVRISAPYKFVSREYRQEPTRIKTCSCEIGGDEFVVMAGPCSVESERQIMESAEAVAAAGGKVLRGGAFKPRTSPYDFQGLEEEGLKLLKKAREATGLAIITEVMSDRDVGLVAEYADILQIGARNMQNFALLKRLGGAGRPVLLKRGLSSTLKELLMSAEYVVAHGNQEVMLCERGIRTFETATRNTCDISAVPVLRELTHLPVVLDPSHATGKRSLVPALSRAGVAIGADALLMEIHPCPEKAWSDGAQSLHLDTFTRLMRDLDPYVALWRESRMAAVPA